Proteins encoded within one genomic window of Pirellulales bacterium:
- a CDS encoding S8 family serine peptidase — protein MRSSLLGAATSPLKPETTGRSLVLMRHGTDGMQAALRTLQESAGLATVRMSDLRDGPHVADIPTSGAVLLEAIGVAIVNGDPDQIGRLNVQATKSDSILAVEAERVVYAATRFSGPEAGIGLPTGAPPPAFAMESINRDYMRGYRDGINHATELCFGPVPAAPAARMMPWAAAIDESAVTWGLQATRVVESPWSGRGIKVAVLDTGFEVHHPDFADRRVTTQSFVPGETVQDGHGHGTHCVGTALGRRIPDPLPRYGIAYEAEIFVGKVLSNLGKGADGDIMAGINWAVHNGCRVISMSLGAPVRARQNPSTVFENTARRALAAGTLIVAAAGNDSHRQNNPPDIWPVEHPANCPSIMAVAAVDSAMQVAWFSNAGLEPNGGQVNIAGPGVDVYSSWILPKRYNIISGTSMATPHVAGIAALHAQANPSITAVDLWTRLVKSARALGQPPADVGSGLVQAPLE, from the coding sequence ATGAGAAGCTCGCTTTTAGGAGCTGCAACTTCGCCGCTTAAACCCGAGACGACGGGCCGCTCCCTGGTACTCATGCGCCATGGTACCGACGGGATGCAGGCGGCCCTTCGCACCCTGCAAGAAAGCGCCGGACTGGCAACCGTGCGTATGTCCGACTTGCGCGATGGTCCGCACGTCGCCGATATACCCACTTCAGGTGCGGTGCTGCTCGAGGCGATCGGCGTGGCGATCGTCAATGGCGATCCTGATCAGATCGGCCGGCTCAACGTGCAAGCCACGAAGTCCGATTCCATCCTGGCGGTGGAAGCGGAGCGCGTCGTCTATGCAGCCACTCGATTCAGCGGGCCCGAGGCAGGGATTGGATTGCCCACAGGCGCGCCACCTCCGGCGTTCGCAATGGAATCGATCAACCGTGACTATATGCGTGGCTATCGCGACGGGATAAATCATGCGACCGAATTGTGCTTCGGCCCGGTACCGGCCGCGCCGGCCGCGCGCATGATGCCGTGGGCGGCTGCCATCGACGAATCGGCTGTGACGTGGGGACTGCAGGCAACGCGCGTCGTGGAAAGCCCATGGTCCGGGCGGGGAATCAAAGTCGCCGTGCTCGACACCGGCTTTGAAGTACACCATCCGGACTTCGCCGACCGCAGGGTCACGACGCAATCCTTCGTCCCCGGCGAAACAGTGCAAGACGGGCACGGGCACGGCACGCATTGTGTCGGCACGGCGCTTGGACGTCGGATTCCTGATCCGCTCCCCCGGTACGGTATTGCGTACGAAGCAGAGATCTTCGTCGGAAAGGTCTTGAGTAACCTCGGCAAAGGCGCCGACGGCGACATCATGGCCGGCATCAACTGGGCGGTGCACAATGGCTGCCGCGTGATATCGATGTCGCTCGGAGCGCCCGTGCGGGCAAGGCAGAATCCTTCGACGGTCTTCGAGAACACGGCGCGCCGCGCACTCGCCGCGGGAACACTGATCGTGGCGGCCGCCGGCAATGACAGCCATCGGCAGAATAATCCCCCTGACATCTGGCCGGTGGAGCATCCGGCGAATTGTCCCTCGATCATGGCCGTGGCGGCCGTTGATTCTGCCATGCAGGTTGCCTGGTTCTCCAATGCGGGACTGGAACCCAACGGTGGTCAGGTCAACATCGCGGGTCCTGGTGTCGATGTGTACTCCAGTTGGATTCTGCCGAAGCGATACAACATTATCTCGGGCACAAGCATGGCCACGCCGCACGTGGCTGGGATCGCCGCCTTGCACGCGCAAGCCAACCCGAGCATTACAGCCGTTGACTTATGGACGCGGCTGGTCAAGTCGGCCCGGGCGCTCGGTCAGCCGCCAGCCGACGTCGGCTCGGGGCTGGTGCAGGCACCGCTTGAATGA
- a CDS encoding tetratricopeptide repeat protein, with the protein MVFVVLGAAIATVYGPGLRAPFVHDDGASIINNHSIVRLWPLMGSPGPLRPPKDLPTSGRPLVNASLALNYYFGQYRTAGYHLVNDIVHALTATLLWAFIRRVLGLPCFQGRWDHNAGILAFAIALLWAVHPLQTQSVEYVTQRTELLLGFSYIATMYASLRHLTAENSAARKSWLAIATLSCFAGMACKETMVTAPIMVALLDWTFFRGSARNLLRRAWPLYAALASSWLLLLALNIGGPRSASAGFQSELPATVWWLTQCKVLVIYIKLVFWPAPLLMHYELPRLETLRDAWPWALPVAVAIVATLVLQARRHPSGFLAAWFFLILAPTFIVPVVTEVAAERRMYLPLAALATFFVLATYRAVARLANRTGAVAPEVARSRHVTAIVLTAALPLATVYGAVGRQRVKVYLDNVAVWQSVLDAQPDNVVAQASLAEALDHAGRPDEALTHFRRALELAPDSYVTHHLAGTMLLGRGQPEEAIAHFRRVVELKPQSASALNNLGVALNAAGQRAQAITQYQRALEFDPDYPEAHNNLATALANQGGNEQAIVHFTRAVQLNPDYAGALKGLGIVLIRTGRVAEGVESLESAARLQSDPDTYATLAIAYANAQQFDKALSVVNRALELARSSGQTKLIESFTALRNQLQNAPRQDK; encoded by the coding sequence ATGGTCTTCGTTGTGCTCGGCGCCGCGATTGCGACGGTGTACGGGCCGGGCCTTCGGGCCCCGTTTGTTCATGATGACGGTGCATCGATCATCAACAACCATTCGATCGTTCGATTGTGGCCCCTCATGGGCTCGCCAGGCCCCCTGCGCCCCCCCAAAGATCTGCCGACCTCGGGCCGACCTCTCGTCAACGCGTCGCTGGCGCTGAATTATTATTTCGGCCAGTATCGTACCGCTGGCTACCACCTCGTGAATGACATCGTGCACGCGCTCACGGCAACGCTGCTTTGGGCGTTTATTCGCCGCGTGCTCGGCCTGCCCTGTTTTCAGGGAAGATGGGATCATAACGCAGGCATTCTGGCGTTCGCCATTGCGCTTCTCTGGGCAGTGCACCCGCTGCAAACGCAAAGCGTGGAATACGTCACGCAGCGTACGGAACTGCTGTTGGGGTTCTCCTATATCGCGACGATGTACGCGAGCCTGAGGCATCTAACGGCCGAAAACTCCGCCGCTCGAAAATCCTGGCTTGCCATCGCGACGCTGAGCTGTTTCGCCGGCATGGCTTGTAAGGAGACGATGGTCACCGCGCCGATCATGGTGGCGCTTCTGGACTGGACGTTTTTCCGCGGATCCGCGCGCAACCTATTGCGAAGAGCCTGGCCGCTCTATGCGGCTCTTGCCAGTAGCTGGCTTTTGTTGTTGGCGCTGAACATCGGCGGCCCGCGCTCCGCCTCGGCCGGTTTCCAGAGTGAGCTACCGGCGACCGTGTGGTGGCTGACTCAGTGCAAGGTCTTGGTGATCTACATCAAGCTGGTCTTTTGGCCGGCGCCGCTCTTGATGCACTACGAGTTGCCACGATTGGAAACGCTGCGCGACGCCTGGCCGTGGGCCTTACCGGTCGCAGTGGCGATTGTCGCCACGCTCGTTTTGCAAGCTCGCCGTCATCCATCGGGTTTTCTGGCCGCATGGTTCTTCCTGATCCTCGCGCCAACGTTCATCGTGCCGGTGGTGACTGAAGTCGCCGCCGAGCGGCGCATGTACCTGCCGCTGGCCGCGCTCGCGACGTTCTTCGTGCTCGCCACTTATCGAGCTGTTGCCCGGCTGGCAAACCGAACCGGCGCCGTTGCGCCGGAAGTCGCCCGCAGCCGGCACGTCACGGCCATCGTGCTCACCGCGGCGCTCCCCCTGGCGACCGTCTACGGCGCGGTCGGCCGCCAGCGCGTGAAGGTTTACCTGGATAACGTGGCTGTCTGGCAAAGCGTGCTCGACGCGCAGCCGGACAACGTCGTCGCGCAGGCAAGCCTTGCCGAAGCGCTCGACCACGCCGGCCGCCCGGACGAGGCGTTGACGCACTTTCGAAGGGCGCTCGAACTTGCTCCCGATTCGTACGTCACGCATCACCTGGCGGGAACCATGCTCTTGGGGCGTGGACAACCTGAGGAAGCGATCGCACATTTCCGTCGCGTCGTGGAATTGAAACCGCAATCGGCCAGCGCACTAAATAACCTGGGCGTGGCGCTCAACGCCGCTGGCCAGCGCGCGCAGGCCATTACCCAATACCAACGCGCGCTCGAGTTCGATCCCGACTACCCCGAGGCGCACAACAACCTGGCCACGGCGCTGGCAAACCAGGGCGGCAACGAACAGGCGATCGTACATTTCACACGCGCCGTGCAACTGAATCCTGACTACGCCGGCGCGCTGAAAGGCCTGGGCATCGTCCTGATCCGCACGGGCCGAGTCGCGGAAGGGGTCGAATCGTTGGAGTCGGCCGCGCGCCTGCAGTCCGATCCAGACACGTATGCCACGCTGGCGATTGCATACGCCAATGCGCAGCAATTCGATAAGGCACTCAGCGTCGTTAACCGAGCGCTTGAGCTCGCGCGCTCGTCGGGTCAGACGAAGTTGATCGAGTCATTCACCGCGCTGCGCAATCAGCTGCAAAATGCGCCTCGGCAGGACAAGTAA
- a CDS encoding 2-phosphosulfolactate phosphatase, producing the protein MPIIQAHFLPQLVAPEELAGATVVVFDILRATSTITCALAADAARVIPVGEIDEALQLADRIARQDGVRPLLAGERHGLPIEGFDLGNSPREYTSERVAGRTLVFTTTNGTRAMLHCRQAKQVLLGTFVGLQALAARLRDAENVHLLCAGTEGEITREDVLAAGAFTHELMRPDDPLSAGAWSRCELNDQARIARDSWQAALPPAELFTARDSSEWLARALSESKGGRNLKRIGLARDIPDCAALDRFDFVPALDLQSWEIRRSH; encoded by the coding sequence ATGCCCATCATTCAAGCTCACTTCCTGCCACAGCTCGTTGCGCCCGAAGAGCTGGCTGGCGCCACGGTCGTGGTGTTCGACATTCTGCGGGCGACGTCGACCATCACCTGCGCCCTGGCCGCCGACGCCGCGCGTGTGATTCCCGTCGGCGAAATCGACGAAGCACTGCAACTGGCGGACCGGATCGCGCGACAAGATGGCGTGCGCCCCCTCTTGGCCGGCGAGCGGCACGGACTGCCGATCGAAGGGTTCGACCTGGGCAACTCGCCGCGCGAATACACCTCTGAGCGCGTCGCCGGTCGGACGCTCGTCTTCACCACCACCAATGGCACACGGGCCATGCTGCACTGCCGGCAGGCGAAACAGGTGCTGCTGGGAACATTCGTCGGGCTGCAGGCGCTCGCCGCGCGGCTGCGCGACGCCGAAAACGTACACCTATTGTGCGCCGGAACCGAAGGTGAAATCACACGCGAGGACGTGCTGGCCGCGGGCGCCTTCACGCACGAGCTGATGCGACCTGACGATCCGCTCTCGGCCGGCGCCTGGTCGCGCTGCGAGCTGAACGATCAAGCGCGGATCGCGCGCGACTCGTGGCAGGCGGCGTTACCGCCGGCGGAACTCTTCACGGCCCGCGACTCGTCCGAGTGGCTGGCCCGGGCGCTTTCAGAAAGTAAAGGAGGCCGCAATCTGAAGCGGATCGGCCTGGCCCGCGACATTCCGGATTGCGCGGCGCTCGACCGATTTGATTTTGTGCCTGCGCTGGATCTGCAGTCGTGGGAAATCCGACGAAGCCATTAG
- the pepF gene encoding oligoendopeptidase F codes for MTKIQTLPKRGQVKAADQWDLSSLFENDAAWESAFKRWERRIGDYAKFKGTLGKGAKEIAACFKFDVDMDRAAERLGTYAFLKTAEDTANSTYQRMQGRYQNAASRAGQVASYIRPEIMAIPAAKMKKFLAAKELAPYRLQLERLLRYKPHTLSDGEEKLLAMQSEMSLTANQVFRQLNNADLKFGAIKNDAGQMVELSHASFSTLLHSPKRSVREAAFRQYYQQFAAHENTLSATLAGSVQRDIYYARARGYESALAAALFPDRVPMAVYDNLIAAVRKNLPGLHEYYDLRRRKMKLKDIHHYDTYVPILSERQSRHSWDEAVNVVVESLAPLGDHYCGVLEQGLSGRWCDRYENQGKQSGAFSSGSFDGDPYILMNFQPTVLDHVFTLAHEAGHSMHSYLSAKAQPFQYYNYTIFVAEVASTFNEQLLSKHLMRNARDDRERAYLINREIDAIRGTILRQTMFAEFEKITHELAERNEPLTVDRFKSVYRELLEAYFGPHFILDQELSLECFRIPHFYSAFYVYKYATGLSAAIALAERVDSGVPGAVEDYLSFLKGGCSKDPLDLLRGAGVDMEKPEPVNTALAYFHRLVKELDELL; via the coding sequence ATGACGAAGATTCAGACATTGCCGAAGCGCGGCCAGGTGAAAGCGGCCGATCAATGGGACCTGTCGAGCCTGTTCGAGAATGACGCAGCGTGGGAGAGCGCGTTCAAGCGGTGGGAGCGGCGCATCGGCGACTACGCGAAGTTCAAGGGCACGCTTGGCAAGGGAGCCAAGGAAATCGCCGCCTGCTTCAAGTTCGACGTCGACATGGATCGGGCTGCCGAGCGATTGGGCACCTACGCGTTCCTCAAAACGGCCGAGGACACCGCCAATAGCACCTATCAGCGGATGCAAGGTCGCTATCAAAACGCCGCCAGCCGCGCCGGCCAGGTAGCCAGCTACATTCGCCCCGAGATCATGGCCATCCCGGCGGCAAAGATGAAAAAGTTTCTGGCCGCCAAGGAACTGGCCCCCTACCGCCTGCAGCTCGAGCGATTGCTGCGCTACAAGCCGCACACACTTTCCGACGGTGAAGAAAAGCTGCTGGCCATGCAGAGCGAGATGTCACTGACGGCCAACCAGGTCTTTCGCCAATTGAACAACGCCGACCTGAAGTTCGGCGCGATCAAGAACGACGCCGGCCAGATGGTCGAGCTAAGCCATGCCTCGTTTTCGACGCTTTTGCATTCCCCCAAGCGCAGCGTGCGCGAGGCGGCCTTCCGCCAGTACTACCAGCAATTCGCCGCCCACGAGAACACGCTGTCGGCCACGCTCGCCGGTTCCGTGCAGCGCGATATTTACTACGCTCGGGCCCGCGGCTACGAAAGCGCGCTGGCCGCCGCCCTGTTTCCCGACAGGGTACCGATGGCGGTCTATGACAACTTGATCGCCGCCGTGCGCAAGAACTTGCCCGGTCTGCACGAGTACTACGACTTGCGGCGCCGCAAGATGAAGCTCAAGGACATCCATCATTACGACACCTACGTGCCGATCCTCAGCGAGCGGCAATCGCGCCACTCCTGGGACGAAGCCGTGAATGTGGTGGTCGAGTCGCTCGCCCCCTTGGGCGACCATTATTGCGGCGTGCTGGAGCAGGGCCTCTCCGGGCGGTGGTGCGACCGGTACGAGAACCAGGGAAAGCAGAGCGGCGCGTTCAGCTCGGGCTCGTTCGACGGCGATCCTTACATCTTGATGAACTTCCAGCCTACGGTGCTCGACCACGTCTTCACGCTCGCGCACGAGGCGGGGCACTCGATGCACTCGTACCTTTCGGCCAAGGCGCAGCCGTTTCAGTATTACAACTACACGATCTTCGTGGCCGAGGTCGCCAGCACGTTCAACGAACAGTTGCTCAGCAAGCACCTGATGCGCAACGCTCGCGACGACCGCGAGCGGGCTTATCTCATCAATCGCGAGATCGACGCCATCCGCGGCACGATTCTCCGGCAGACAATGTTCGCCGAGTTCGAGAAGATCACGCACGAGCTGGCCGAACGAAACGAGCCCTTGACGGTCGACCGTTTCAAGAGCGTGTACCGGGAGCTGTTGGAAGCGTACTTTGGCCCCCATTTCATCCTGGATCAGGAACTGTCGCTGGAGTGTTTCCGCATCCCGCATTTCTACAGCGCGTTTTACGTCTACAAATACGCGACCGGGCTATCGGCGGCGATCGCGCTGGCCGAGCGCGTTGATTCCGGAGTGCCAGGCGCCGTTGAGGATTATTTAAGCTTCCTCAAAGGAGGCTGCTCGAAAGATCCATTGGACCTCTTACGCGGCGCGGGCGTGGATATGGAAAAGCCCGAGCCGGTGAACACGGCCCTGGCCTATTTCCATCGCCTGGTCAAGGAGTTGGACGAGCTGCTGTAG